The following DNA comes from Deltaproteobacteria bacterium.
CTCCTGGTGGACGAGGCGGACGTTTCGGGGATACTGGCCGAACGGGCGAAGCTTCGGGAGACGGGCGAACGGGAGGGGGTCCGGATCACCATCCTTCCGTTCCTCCTGAAAGCGGTCGCCGCCGCCCTGCAGCTGCACCCCGCCCTCAACTCCTCCCTCGACGAGGAGCGGGAGGAGATCGTCCTGAAGAAGGTGTACGACATCGGGATGGCGGTGGACACCGAGGACGGGCTGATCGTCCCGGTGGTCCGCAACGTAACCGGTAAAACGATCATCGAACTGGCGCGGGAGATCGAACGGCTGTCGGAATCGGCGCGGGAAGGGTCCCTGTCCCCGGCGGACCTCTCCGGCGGCACGTTCACGGTCACCAGCATCGGATCGATCGGGGGGCTGTTCAGCTACCCCATCATCAACGTCCCGGAGGCGGCCATCCTGGCGGCGCACAAGATCGTGAAACGGCCGGTGGTCCGCGAAGGGGAAGTCGTCGCACGCGACATGATGTACCTGAGCCTCTCGTTCGACCACCGGATCGTGGACGGCGGCGAGGCCACGCGGTTCCTGAACGAGGTCGTCCGCCGCATCGAGGCGACGGCGGTCTGACGGAAGGGATGGCCGGATGAAAACGTTCGACCTGGTCGTGATCGGGGCGGGGCCCGGCGGGTACGTCGCCGCAATCCGTGCGGCGCAGCTCGGGATGAAGGTGGCGGTGGTCGAACGGGACAAGCCGGGCGGGGTCTGCGTGAACTGGGGCTGCATCCCGTCGAAGGCGATCCTCTCCTCCGCGTGGCTGTTCGAGGACATGAAGAACGCCGCATCCTACGGGATCCGGTGCCAGGGGTTGTCGGCCGACTACGGCGAGGTGATCCGGCGCAGCCGCAAGGTGTCCGACCGGATGTCCCGGGGCGTGGCGTTCCTGTTCCGGAAGAACGGGATCGAGCTGTTCGCCGCCGGCGCGACCGTGACCTCCCCCACGACGGTCGCGGCGGGGGACGAGGAGCTGTCCGCGAAGAACATCCTCGTCGCCTCCGGAACGGCGGTCCGCGGATTGCCGGGGATCGAGCCGGACGGAAGGATCGTCCTGACGAGCGACGACGCGCTGGCGCAGGAGGAGCTGCCCCGGTCGGTGACCGTGCTGGGCGGCGGGGCGGTGGGCGTCGAGTTCGCATACGTTTACCGGGCGTTCGGCGCCGAGGTCGCGATCGTGGAGATGGAGGACCAGCTCCTTCCGCGCACCGACCGGGAGGTCGCGCTGGAGCTCGCGAAATCCCTCGGCCGGCAGGGGATCCGGGTCCTGACGGGAGCCCCCGCGACGGGGTACAACACGGTCACCCGGACGCTGCCCGTCTCCTCGGGCGGGAAGGAGGAGGCGATCACCGCGGAGAAGCTGTTGGTCGCGGTGGGCCGCAAGGTGCTCTCCGCGGACCTCGGGCTCGAGGCGTGCGGCGTCGAGCTCGACCGCGGATTCGTCCAGGTGGACGACCGGATGCGGACGACGTGCCCCACCATCTGGGCGATCGGGGACGTGACCGGCGGGATGATGCTGGCGCACAAGGCGTCGGCGGAGGGGGTGGCGGCGGCCGAGGCGATCGCGGGGATGGATTCCCGCCGCCCCGACCCGGACCGGATCCCGGCGTGCGTCTACTGCCGCCCCGAGGTGGCCACCGTGGGGCTCTCCGAGGAGGAGGCGAAGCGCCGCGGCATCGCGTACAAGGTGTCGAAGTTCCCGTTCACCGCGCTCGGGAAGGCGGTGGCGTCCGGCCACACGGAAGGGTTCGTCAAGATGATCGCGGAGGAGAGGTACGGGGAGGTGATCGGCTGCCACATCCTGGGGGTGGGGGCGCCCGACATGATCGCGGAGGTGTCGCTGGCGCGCTCGATGGAGGCGACCTTCCACGAGGTCGGCCGCGCGGTCCACGCGCACCCGACCTTGCCGGAGGCGATCCGGGAAGCGGCGCTGATGCTGGGCGGGGAGGCGATCGACAAAGGACACGGCACGCGAGGACGCCTTGACGGAGCAGATGGACCGGGAGCTGTACTACTGGCTGCGGCTGGTGCGCGAGTTCGAGGACCGGGTGTCCGCCCTGGACAAGCAGGGGAAGCTCATGGGGGGCGTCTACTCCGGCAAGGGGCAGGAGGCGGTCACGGTCGGTTTCTGCCAAGACCTCCGGTGGGACGACTGGATCTTCCCGCTCCACCGGGACCTGGGCGCCTTCCTCGTCAAGGGGGCGGATCCCAACCGACTGATGGCGCAGATCTTCGGGAAGAAGGACGGCTACGCCAAGGGGAAGGACTCG
Coding sequences within:
- a CDS encoding 2-oxo acid dehydrogenase subunit E2, coding for MTIELKLPDVGEGIAEGEIVRWLVSEGAPVKEDDLLVEVLTDKANVEIPSPVDGTLVRILARPGQTVKVGEALALIEPSSAKVPAPSAERPKDALATPAVRKLARDLGVDLNAVGGTGAGGRVTEEDVRQSARRETGRAQPSGAPGEGRIERIPFRGKRRMIARKMAAAKTKVPHVLLVDEADVSGILAERAKLRETGEREGVRITILPFLLKAVAAALQLHPALNSSLDEEREEIVLKKVYDIGMAVDTEDGLIVPVVRNVTGKTIIELAREIERLSESAREGSLSPADLSGGTFTVTSIGSIGGLFSYPIINVPEAAILAAHKIVKRPVVREGEVVARDMMYLSLSFDHRIVDGGEATRFLNEVVRRIEATAV